From Flavipsychrobacter sp., a single genomic window includes:
- a CDS encoding gliding motility-associated C-terminal domain-containing protein translates to MNTTVSSYLRTLVLLIILMASSVIAKATHIYGADLFYTHVSGNTYKITLIIYGDCSGQSFPNLAGASPQIRIQRGTSFYTNLTLIAQAPTAGTEVTPVCAQEINNTACNNGSLPGVKSFEYSRNVTLNTTATNWSFRFTGNLGGGGQAGRSNSITNINGGTGGSIMNLEATLNNSVAPNSSPTYTTIPTPFFCINKAANYNPGTVDANGDVLTYSLVPGLTQTGTVTYLTGYTATIPLAAATGTFTFSTTTGQLGFTPNLVQRSLVVTQVNEYRGGVLVGTSMREMTFVVLNNCNNNPPGGKITNNNTGTLSTDSLTLRACQSAGLFNFKINPTDADADSINVVASGLPSGASFVVTNNNTTAPLGNFSWNVTNVNPGTYNFFITYTDFGCPLSSKQTLAYTIVVLPKPQMTFSLTSAATCTKKAVFTMTPSVSPSPWSIQIFQGTSTVHNFSGLTGAQVDSLSPGTYTFRVANADTCFKDTIITIAPPPPIVPVFAFTRPTCWGGSDGKIEITATGGKPPFLYKFGTGAYGTTTTFTGLSAGTYTFSIKDSNDCIKDTTVILQNTPRLDANITLQQPPCNYFNSGVITVNAFNGTAPYQYAIGTGAFSTTNVFSGLFSGTYTIHIKDSNNCTRDTLVLLPDSVEVHANAILTHILCNGDSTGSIALTAFGATPPYRYQLGTGALTPTNVFTGLPAGTFNFHIEDTNKCYLDTAIVLNQPDSLIMPPVITRPLCNGDTNGVITINAGGGIPPYTYRIGTGAFATANTFNNLGAGTYNFSVKDSNNCIKDTTIILTQPAVLAIGSLPVSNPKCFGIPDGTITFNAVGGTAPYTYKIGTGSFTASNTFTGLGPNTYTVTVKDNNGCEKDTTVTLVQPTAIIPSVDILESTCVPLNNGKITLSATGGTPGYNYAIGTGAFSTNPTFTGLASGTYTVRVRDINNCIKDTSVTVDDSIKVVANINAINVLCFDSSSGSITVTGSAGTNPYTYAIDTNPYGTNNSFKNLPIGTYAIHIRDNIGCEKDTNVTLTQPNRIRANLSITRPSCNGYSDGAVTIFVSGGTPTYRYAWGITPYGNNSTLSGLPAGLTILRVLDTNNCFFDTTITITEPAVLDYTLNVTNVLCKGEASGQVVVNATGGTPPYIYASDFNAFQNSATLTGLVVGNRLIRLRDNNGCFKDSTIVLTEPDSLFIDKVTVTNPTCEDFTDGVVTITGIGGTTPYTFAKDNDPFTASTIFNGLKEGGYKFTLKDANGCERDTTLDLVGFPPIIINNVLIDNVKCYGFADGKITVNASGGIQPLMYSIENSNAVSINEFKTLIANNYTITVIDNADCKKDTTVTVNQPDKLIVALSSIPNDCEGYDDDAYIKTEVTGGTTPYSYRWSTNPEKFGPELRGIPNGKYSVITTDFNECADTSSATIVYSNCCKPFIPDAFTPNGDGRNDKIKILMKGDFELLEFSIYNRYGQRVFTTSLMGEGWDGSYNGVIQDLGTFNYYIKGICGNKGNNTVEYKGTITLLQ, encoded by the coding sequence ATGAATACTACAGTCTCTTCTTATTTAAGAACATTAGTACTATTAATTATATTAATGGCTAGCAGCGTTATAGCTAAGGCTACCCACATCTATGGTGCAGACCTTTTCTATACACATGTATCTGGCAATACATATAAAATAACACTTATTATATATGGGGACTGTTCAGGGCAGTCATTCCCTAACTTGGCAGGCGCTAGTCCGCAAATAAGAATTCAAAGAGGTACGTCTTTTTATACTAACCTGACCCTAATAGCCCAAGCCCCAACAGCAGGAACAGAAGTAACTCCTGTATGTGCTCAAGAGATCAATAACACTGCTTGTAATAATGGTTCTCTACCCGGCGTAAAGAGTTTTGAATATTCCAGAAACGTTACTTTAAACACGACAGCTACTAACTGGTCATTCCGCTTTACAGGCAACCTTGGCGGTGGCGGTCAAGCAGGACGAAGCAACTCAATTACTAATATCAACGGTGGTACAGGTGGTAGTATTATGAACCTTGAAGCTACACTAAACAATTCTGTAGCTCCTAACTCTTCTCCTACTTATACTACTATTCCTACTCCTTTCTTTTGTATCAATAAAGCAGCCAACTACAACCCTGGCACTGTTGATGCAAACGGAGATGTATTAACCTATAGTCTTGTACCAGGCCTTACCCAAACCGGTACAGTTACCTACCTTACCGGTTATACTGCTACAATACCTTTAGCAGCAGCTACAGGTACTTTCACTTTTAGCACTACAACCGGACAGCTTGGCTTTACCCCCAATTTAGTACAACGCTCCTTAGTAGTTACACAAGTAAATGAGTACAGAGGTGGTGTTTTAGTAGGTACTAGTATGCGCGAAATGACCTTTGTGGTGCTTAATAACTGCAACAACAACCCGCCGGGTGGTAAGATCACTAATAATAATACGGGTACACTTTCTACAGATAGTCTTACATTAAGAGCTTGTCAGTCTGCAGGTTTATTCAATTTTAAAATAAACCCTACAGATGCTGATGCAGACTCTATCAATGTGGTAGCTTCAGGCCTGCCATCAGGAGCCTCATTTGTGGTTACTAATAATAATACTACAGCACCATTAGGCAACTTCTCTTGGAATGTTACCAATGTTAATCCCGGTACTTACAACTTCTTTATCACTTATACCGATTTTGGCTGCCCTCTTTCAAGTAAGCAAACCTTGGCCTATACTATTGTAGTATTGCCCAAACCCCAAATGACCTTCTCCCTTACTTCAGCCGCTACTTGTACTAAAAAGGCTGTTTTTACAATGACTCCTTCCGTATCACCCTCTCCTTGGTCTATCCAAATATTTCAAGGAACAAGTACTGTACACAATTTTAGTGGTTTAACGGGAGCTCAAGTCGATAGTTTATCACCAGGCACTTATACATTTAGGGTTGCCAATGCCGATACTTGTTTTAAAGACACTATAATTACTATTGCACCACCACCACCAATTGTACCGGTATTCGCCTTTACAAGGCCTACATGCTGGGGCGGCAGTGATGGTAAAATTGAAATAACTGCAACTGGAGGTAAACCTCCTTTCCTATACAAATTTGGCACTGGTGCTTATGGTACTACAACCACTTTTACAGGGCTTAGTGCCGGCACTTATACTTTCAGTATAAAAGACAGCAATGATTGTATAAAAGACACTACTGTAATTTTACAAAACACGCCAAGGCTTGATGCAAATATTACATTGCAGCAACCACCTTGTAACTATTTCAACAGCGGTGTTATTACCGTAAATGCTTTTAACGGTACTGCCCCTTACCAATATGCTATAGGTACAGGAGCATTTAGTACTACTAATGTATTTTCAGGCCTATTCTCAGGCACTTATACTATTCATATTAAAGACTCTAACAACTGTACCAGAGATACACTTGTGCTACTACCAGACTCTGTAGAGGTACATGCTAATGCTATACTAACACACATACTTTGTAATGGTGACAGTACGGGCTCTATAGCGTTAACTGCTTTTGGTGCTACGCCTCCTTACAGGTATCAGTTAGGCACAGGAGCGTTAACCCCTACTAATGTCTTTACAGGGTTACCGGCAGGCACTTTCAACTTCCATATTGAAGACACGAATAAATGTTACTTGGATACAGCTATAGTACTTAATCAACCTGATTCATTGATCATGCCTCCTGTTATTACCCGACCATTATGTAATGGCGATACAAACGGTGTAATAACCATAAATGCCGGTGGTGGTATACCACCATATACCTATAGAATAGGTACAGGCGCCTTTGCCACAGCCAATACATTTAATAACCTAGGGGCAGGCACTTACAACTTTAGTGTAAAGGATAGTAATAATTGCATAAAAGACACTACCATAATACTAACACAACCAGCAGTATTAGCTATTGGTAGTTTACCTGTTAGCAATCCAAAATGCTTTGGTATACCTGATGGTACTATTACATTTAATGCCGTAGGCGGTACAGCTCCTTACACTTATAAAATAGGTACTGGCTCTTTCACTGCTAGCAATACATTCACAGGGCTAGGACCAAATACCTATACCGTTACTGTTAAGGATAATAATGGCTGTGAAAAAGATACAACGGTAACGCTAGTACAGCCAACAGCGATCATCCCGTCTGTAGATATATTAGAATCTACCTGTGTACCTTTAAACAATGGTAAAATTACCCTTAGCGCTACAGGGGGAACTCCTGGATATAATTATGCTATAGGAACAGGTGCTTTCTCTACTAACCCTACGTTCACAGGCTTGGCATCAGGCACCTATACAGTAAGGGTAAGAGATATCAATAACTGTATTAAGGATACATCCGTAACGGTTGATGACTCTATAAAAGTAGTGGCTAATATTAATGCCATTAACGTATTGTGTTTTGACAGCTCTAGCGGTAGTATTACCGTTACTGGCTCTGCCGGCACAAACCCGTATACCTATGCTATTGACACCAACCCATACGGTACCAATAATAGCTTTAAAAACCTACCTATTGGCACCTATGCCATCCATATAAGAGATAATATTGGTTGTGAAAAAGATACTAACGTAACCCTTACTCAGCCCAATAGAATAAGAGCCAATCTATCTATAACAAGGCCAAGCTGTAATGGCTATAGTGACGGTGCGGTTACCATTTTCGTTTCGGGAGGCACACCTACCTATAGATATGCTTGGGGCATCACACCATATGGCAATAACAGTACTTTAAGCGGCTTACCTGCTGGCCTAACCATATTAAGGGTATTAGACACCAATAATTGTTTCTTCGATACTACAATTACAATTACTGAACCTGCTGTTTTAGACTATACACTTAATGTAACTAATGTGCTTTGTAAAGGCGAAGCATCAGGTCAAGTTGTAGTAAACGCTACGGGCGGTACTCCTCCTTATATATATGCTTCTGACTTTAATGCGTTCCAAAATTCAGCTACTCTTACAGGTCTTGTTGTTGGCAATCGCTTGATAAGATTAAGGGACAATAATGGTTGCTTTAAAGATTCTACTATTGTGTTAACAGAGCCAGACAGCTTGTTTATAGATAAGGTTACTGTTACCAACCCTACTTGTGAAGACTTTACAGACGGTGTAGTAACGATAACAGGAATTGGTGGTACTACTCCATACACTTTTGCTAAAGACAATGACCCTTTTACAGCATCTACCATCTTCAACGGCTTGAAGGAAGGAGGATATAAATTCACACTAAAAGATGCCAACGGTTGTGAAAGAGATACTACTTTAGATCTTGTTGGTTTCCCTCCTATCATTATCAATAATGTATTGATCGACAATGTAAAATGTTATGGGTTTGCGGACGGAAAGATCACGGTTAACGCTTCAGGCGGTATTCAACCTTTAATGTATAGCATTGAAAACAGTAATGCAGTGAGCATAAATGAGTTTAAAACACTTATTGCAAACAATTATACCATCACTGTTATAGATAATGCCGATTGTAAAAAAGATACAACTGTAACCGTTAACCAGCCTGACAAGCTGATAGTAGCATTATCATCAATACCTAACGACTGTGAGGGCTATGACGATGATGCCTATATTAAAACTGAGGTTACAGGTGGTACTACACCGTACAGCTACAGATGGAGTACAAACCCTGAAAAATTTGGTCCTGAGCTTAGAGGGATACCTAATGGTAAATACTCGGTTATCACTACCGACTTCAACGAATGTGCTGATACTTCTAGCGCTACTATTGTATACAGCAACTGCTGTAAGCCATTCATTCCTGATGCATTTACACCTAACGGAGATGGACGTAATGATAAGATCAAAATACTAATGAAGGGTGATTTTGAACTGCTAGAATTCTCTATTTACAACCGTTACGGTCAGCGTGTATTCACTACCAGCCTTATGGGCGAAGGATGGGATGGCAGCTATAATGGCGTAATACAAGACTTAGGAACTTTTAATTATTACATAAAAGGTATTTGCGGAAATAAAGGCAACAATACAGTAGAATATAAGGGTACAATAACCCTATTACAGTAA
- a CDS encoding DUF5606 domain-containing protein has product MEYREIVSVTGIGGLFQLVTTKSDGAIVRNITDNSTKFISARKHNVTPLESIEIYTVSDENVRLHEIFIKMQEVEAKTAPADAKGSNDDIKGYFNGIFPEMDMERVYVSDMKKILKWYNLLKDNDLLHFENVEDLEADVPEAAEEVVEEKPVEKAPAKKATKKKAATKKAATEGEEKPAKKTATKKKAATKKSADAADKPAKKTAAKKKKED; this is encoded by the coding sequence ATGGAATACAGAGAAATAGTTTCAGTAACAGGAATTGGTGGATTGTTTCAACTAGTAACTACTAAAAGTGATGGTGCTATAGTTAGAAACATAACAGATAATAGTACAAAATTCATTTCTGCAAGAAAGCACAACGTTACTCCGCTAGAGAGCATTGAGATATATACCGTATCTGATGAAAACGTAAGATTGCATGAGATCTTTATAAAAATGCAGGAGGTGGAAGCTAAGACAGCACCTGCTGATGCTAAAGGTAGCAATGACGATATCAAAGGTTACTTTAATGGCATCTTCCCTGAAATGGACATGGAGCGCGTTTACGTAAGCGACATGAAGAAGATCTTAAAATGGTACAACCTATTGAAAGACAATGACTTGCTTCATTTTGAGAACGTAGAAGATCTTGAAGCTGATGTTCCTGAAGCTGCTGAAGAAGTGGTAGAAGAAAAGCCAGTGGAAAAAGCACCGGCTAAAAAGGCTACAAAAAAGAAAGCTGCCACTAAAAAAGCAGCTACAGAAGGAGAGGAAAAACCAGCTAAAAAAACGGCAACTAAAAAGAAAGCTGCCACTAAAAAAAGTGCTGACGCTGCTGACAAACCAGCTAAAAAAACAGCTGCTAAGAAAAAGAAAGAGGACTAA
- a CDS encoding family 10 glycosylhydrolase, with the protein MRRILTTILLSLLTSFIYAQQYPKREFRAAWIATVSNIDWPSKRGLPAEQQKAEFIARLDQLKALGCNAVIVQVRPAADAFYASLQEPWSRYLTGKQGKAPFPYYDPLSFMIEEAHKRHMELHAWFNPFRVLTDSRTNPNPSTHVSKQHPDWVVNYGNKGYLNPGIPKARAYVIDIILDVVKRYDIDGVHLDDYFYPYRIAGKTFYDQAAFNKYKSQFTDKEEWRRDNVNQFVAELNTKIKQLKPYVKFGISPFGIWRNASKDPRGSNTKGGQTCYDDLYSDILLWMQEGWVDYILPQLYWEHGHRAAAFEVLLPWWEQQPKNNVHLYYGLGLYRMINPKNPIWQGTKELLWQMQDIRSTQTPGVVLYSTSNFDKIPNAIQDSIKKRYQYPAFPPRMKWLDSIPPVAPALSYASTPQGISLKWDTKTIDNEPIKYIIYRFTNGEPANLSYTENIIAVISGKGEFLDNSAYNYDQCAYFITVMDRL; encoded by the coding sequence ATGCGGAGAATTCTTACTACAATCTTACTGTCGCTACTTACAAGTTTCATTTACGCGCAACAATACCCTAAAAGAGAGTTTCGTGCGGCTTGGATAGCTACTGTCTCTAATATCGACTGGCCTTCAAAACGAGGTCTACCCGCCGAGCAACAAAAAGCTGAGTTTATTGCTAGACTTGATCAATTGAAAGCCTTAGGATGTAATGCTGTAATTGTACAGGTAAGGCCTGCAGCAGATGCCTTCTATGCCTCCTTGCAAGAGCCTTGGAGTAGATACCTAACAGGAAAGCAAGGCAAAGCACCCTTTCCCTATTACGATCCACTAAGTTTTATGATAGAAGAAGCACATAAAAGGCATATGGAGCTTCATGCTTGGTTCAACCCTTTTAGGGTATTGACCGATTCAAGAACCAACCCCAACCCAAGCACTCATGTATCCAAACAACACCCTGATTGGGTAGTCAATTACGGCAATAAAGGTTATCTGAATCCCGGTATACCTAAAGCCAGAGCATATGTTATCGATATTATATTAGATGTTGTAAAACGTTATGATATAGACGGGGTGCATCTGGACGACTATTTTTATCCTTATCGCATTGCGGGAAAAACATTCTATGACCAAGCCGCCTTTAATAAGTATAAGAGTCAGTTTACCGATAAGGAAGAATGGCGTAGAGACAACGTAAACCAGTTTGTTGCAGAACTGAACACTAAGATCAAACAGTTAAAACCATATGTCAAATTCGGCATCAGCCCATTTGGCATATGGAGAAACGCTAGTAAAGACCCAAGAGGCTCTAACACCAAAGGAGGGCAAACATGTTACGACGACCTCTATTCTGATATTCTATTATGGATGCAAGAAGGGTGGGTAGACTATATACTACCCCAACTCTATTGGGAGCATGGGCATAGAGCTGCAGCCTTTGAAGTACTACTACCATGGTGGGAGCAACAGCCTAAAAACAATGTTCATCTTTATTATGGGCTAGGTCTATACCGTATGATCAACCCTAAAAACCCTATTTGGCAAGGTACCAAAGAGCTTCTTTGGCAAATGCAGGATATTAGAAGCACACAAACACCAGGCGTTGTCTTATACAGCACTTCCAACTTCGATAAAATACCTAACGCCATACAAGACAGTATTAAAAAACGTTATCAATACCCTGCCTTTCCACCCAGAATGAAGTGGCTGGATAGTATACCACCTGTTGCTCCGGCACTCAGCTACGCCTCTACACCTCAAGGCATATCGCTAAAATGGGACACAAAAACTATTGATAACGAACCTATTAAGTATATAATATATCGATTTACCAATGGTGAACCTGCTAATTTGAGCTATACAGAGAATATTATAGCCGTCATATCAGGCAAAGGAGAATTTCTGGACAATAGCGCTTATAACTATGACCAATGTGCTTACTTTATTACAGTAATGGACAGATTATAG
- a CDS encoding ABC transporter substrate-binding protein produces the protein MVIQIAGCKSAAEDKRNNVFLLNLSSGTLESMDPAFAKDLYMMWTANMVYNTLVETDENLHLKPSLAKSWEVSEDGLTHTFHLRDDVYFQDNEAFENGEGRKMVAADVAYSFGRIIDPKVASYGAWIFNDRVAKEKPFVAVDDTTFQIRLVQPFKPLVEILSMKYCSIVPREVVEQWGKDFRAHACGTGPFIVSDWEEGSMLLLQKNANYWERDEQGNQLPYIDAIKTTFVDSKATEFFLFLQGKLDFVNGIDGSFKDLVLTKKGALKEEFVAKVDLTKRPYLNTEYIGFLTDTTSEVMKGATTNNVLVRQAINYAIDREKIVTYFRNGAVTPAYSGFIPKGMPGYDTTHSYGYSYQPQKSLELLAAAGYPNGNGLKPITILTPDNYADIVNFIANQLQEVGIPVQVEILQANLLRQQMSRSKAPMFRAQWIADYPDAETYLVFFKGDIPAPPNYTRFKNDTYDKWYNEAMNAPDSLRFALYRSMDSLAIRNAPLIPLFYDQMLHFTSKRVSGMQSTPMNVIDLKRVRLN, from the coding sequence ATGGTAATACAGATAGCTGGATGCAAAAGTGCTGCTGAAGACAAGAGGAACAATGTATTCTTACTCAACTTATCTAGCGGTACGCTAGAGTCTATGGATCCCGCATTTGCAAAAGACCTGTATATGATGTGGACTGCCAACATGGTCTATAATACGTTGGTGGAAACAGATGAAAACTTGCATCTAAAACCTTCACTGGCCAAAAGCTGGGAGGTAAGTGAAGATGGTTTAACCCATACTTTTCATTTAAGAGATGATGTCTATTTTCAAGATAATGAGGCATTTGAAAATGGTGAGGGCAGAAAAATGGTAGCTGCGGATGTGGCATATAGCTTTGGTAGAATTATAGACCCCAAAGTAGCTTCTTATGGTGCATGGATATTTAATGACAGAGTAGCAAAAGAAAAACCATTTGTGGCAGTAGACGATACTACTTTCCAGATAAGATTGGTGCAGCCTTTTAAGCCGCTTGTCGAAATACTTAGTATGAAGTATTGTAGCATAGTACCTAGAGAAGTAGTGGAGCAGTGGGGTAAGGATTTTAGAGCACATGCCTGTGGCACTGGTCCGTTTATTGTATCTGATTGGGAGGAGGGGAGCATGCTCTTGTTACAGAAAAATGCCAACTATTGGGAGCGGGATGAACAAGGAAATCAACTACCCTATATTGATGCTATAAAAACAACATTTGTTGATAGTAAGGCAACAGAGTTCTTTTTGTTTCTACAAGGCAAGTTGGATTTTGTAAACGGGATCGATGGTTCTTTTAAAGACCTTGTGCTTACTAAAAAAGGAGCATTAAAAGAGGAGTTTGTTGCAAAGGTCGATTTGACTAAAAGACCTTATTTGAATACAGAGTATATAGGCTTTTTGACAGATACTACTAGTGAAGTGATGAAAGGTGCTACTACTAATAATGTATTGGTAAGACAAGCGATTAACTATGCTATAGACAGAGAGAAAATCGTCACCTATTTTAGAAATGGTGCTGTGACACCTGCTTACTCTGGTTTTATACCAAAGGGGATGCCAGGCTACGATACTACACACAGTTATGGCTATAGTTATCAACCTCAAAAATCCCTAGAACTATTAGCTGCTGCAGGCTATCCTAATGGCAATGGCTTGAAACCTATTACAATACTCACTCCCGACAATTATGCAGATATTGTCAACTTCATTGCCAATCAACTACAAGAGGTAGGCATACCTGTACAAGTAGAGATACTGCAAGCCAACTTGCTAAGACAGCAGATGAGCCGTTCTAAGGCACCAATGTTCAGGGCGCAATGGATAGCAGACTATCCTGATGCAGAGACCTATTTGGTATTCTTTAAAGGAGATATACCTGCACCACCCAACTATACAAGGTTTAAGAACGATACCTATGACAAGTGGTACAATGAAGCCATGAATGCACCTGATTCCTTGCGTTTTGCATTGTATAGAAGCATGGATAGCCTAGCTATAAGAAATGCACCGCTGATACCACTTTTCTACGACCAGATGCTGCACTTTACAAGCAAAAGAGTATCAGGTATGCAGAGCACACCAATGAACGTTATTGATCTGAAAAGAGTAAGATTGAATTAA
- a CDS encoding pyridoxine 5'-phosphate synthase, whose amino-acid sequence MNTKLSVNINKIATLRNSRGGSNPNVLQAAIDCQKFGADGITVHPRPDERHIRYSDVKEIMPIIKTEFNIEGNPVEDKFVDLVLEVKPHQVTLVPDDPNQLTSNHGWDTIKQADYLRSIIAKFKNAGIRVSIFVDPVEEMVAAAAATGTDRIELYTEAYAASFLTDKEKAIADYKAAAKVAQEHQLGINAGHDLDLDNLQFFAQNVPNLLEVSIGHALISDALYLGLENTIQLYKKQLYPHQ is encoded by the coding sequence ATGAATACCAAACTTTCTGTCAATATCAACAAAATAGCCACATTAAGAAATAGTAGAGGAGGCAGCAACCCTAATGTACTACAGGCAGCTATAGATTGTCAGAAATTTGGTGCCGATGGCATTACTGTGCATCCACGACCCGACGAGCGTCATATCCGATATAGTGATGTGAAGGAAATAATGCCTATCATCAAAACAGAATTTAACATAGAGGGCAACCCTGTTGAGGATAAATTTGTAGATCTGGTATTGGAAGTAAAACCACATCAAGTAACACTTGTTCCCGACGACCCCAACCAGCTTACTTCCAACCATGGCTGGGATACCATAAAACAGGCCGATTATTTAAGATCCATCATCGCCAAGTTTAAAAACGCGGGAATAAGAGTCTCCATTTTTGTAGACCCTGTTGAAGAAATGGTAGCCGCAGCGGCTGCTACAGGTACAGATAGAATAGAACTATATACCGAAGCTTATGCTGCCTCTTTCCTTACAGATAAAGAAAAAGCCATCGCCGATTATAAAGCCGCTGCTAAAGTAGCACAGGAACACCAACTAGGTATCAATGCGGGTCATGATCTAGACTTGGACAATCTGCAATTCTTTGCTCAGAATGTCCCTAATTTATTAGAAGTATCCATTGGTCATGCGTTAATCTCAGACGCTCTTTACCTTGGATTAGAAAACACGATACAACTTTACAAAAAGCAATTATATCCACATCAATAA